The DNA segment CCGCTGTGACGGGCGCCGCCTGTGAGGCAGGCACGTTATACGCGATCTGGCCGGTGTGCACCGCCAGCGTGACGGTCTTCGCCCCGTGCGCTCCACTCAGGTCGTACTGCGCCGGCCCGTGGGATTCGACCACGATTCGCATCACGGCCGGGGATGCCGAGAACTGACCGACCCGGACTTGATGGATTTGTCCGCCGGAGAATCCGACGACCTTTGTCTGGCCGCCGAAGGTCGCCGGGGAGAGGTCGATCACGAGATCTTCGACCCCGCGTTGCGTGTCGACCGCAAAGCGCTGCACGTGGGCGGTGACAGTTTTCGTCGCCGACACGGACACCGTGAACGATCCCGTTTGTCTGCCATACGAGACGTCGGTCACAGGGTTCGGACCAGTGCTTGCAGGCGGTTGGGCCGCAAATCCGGCGCTCAGGCCGAAAACGCTTGCGAGAAGCCCGGCCGCCGCCGACCGAAGATGCCGATGCATGTACCTTAACCCCCTAGCGAAAAGTGACGCTCTTCTTTGTTTGTTGCGAGCGTTACGGAATCGGGCCCGATGGCTACGACGCGGAATTTGTTCTCGACGTAGTCGCCGGGATGAACGACGTACGAGGCGCCGTTGGCTGTGATGATCGCGGTGAATCCGCCGTCATGCACGATGCCGGTGACTAGAATGCCGTCCCAGATGGTCGCGCCGCTCTTCGGTGCGCCTTCAAAGCCCGGCAATGTCGGAATGTGCGGGAACGAGCTCACGGCGACGCTCTTGCCGCTGGACACGGTAGTGCTCGAGCTGAAGAGCGCGACGAATGGATCGGTGCGGCCGGTGCCCGCCAACGCTTTTGCGCGGACGATCGGTACGGGCGTGGAGCTGGCCGGCGGCGGAGTCTGCGTGAGTTCGGCTTGAGACATCGGCGTTGTGACCGGCCCTTGATCGAGCGGCGGCGCGCTGGAACATCCAGCCGAGACCATCCCGAAGGCAAGCACTATGGCAAAGCGAGCGTGCACGTTCACCGCATTATCCTCCGCTGCCCGCGGCGGGCGAGGCGACAGGTTGTGGAGCCACCGGTTGTCCGGCCGTGAGCCGGTAGGCGGTGATCGGAAGCGTGATGCGGAGCGAAGGCGTGTCGCCGGCGGGTGGCGAGAACACCGGACTGAGGGTCACGCTGCTGACGCCGATCAACTTCGGAAACTTATTGAGATCGCGTAGAAATTTCTGCAGTTGCGTGAACGTCCCGACGAGTTCCATGTTGACCGGAACTTGCTGGAAAGATTGGTTCACGTACACGATCGCGTTCTGGCGCGCGCTGGGCGTGGCATTTGCGGCCGGAACGGCGTTCGCTCCCGCACCGTTGGCGGTAGGTGCCGGTGTGCCGTTCTGCGGCTGGCCCTGCGGGCCGGCCTCGCCGGTCGCAGCGGCTACATCCGAAGTTTTCGCGGCTTGCATGCTGGCGCCGCCCGCGGCATTCACCGCGCTATTGATCACCGGAATCTTCGAGAGACTCGAGGTCCCCGAGCCCGGTGCGACCGGCGTGGTGGTGGTGCCCCCGGCCGGCGTTGGCAACGGCTGCGGCACCACGGACGTCACGGCGAGACCGTCACGCTTGGCCAGGTCTTCGATCTGCTTCAGATACGACGGGATATACGAACGGTTGTCCGAGGTGAGCTCGACTCCGGCCAGTCTCGTGCGGATCTGCTGCTCGAGCGCGAGATACTGCGGCTTTTGGTCTGCGACGCGCTTGAGGTCGTCGTAGTTCTGCTGCAGCGAGGCCAGTTTGGCTTGATCGGCCACAAGCTCGTTGTGCTTGGGTTGGTACATCGAATAGTAGCCGACGAACGCGATCACAAGGACGATGACCGTGATGATGAGATTACGGTAAAGTGGCGACAGTTGAAAACTCATTGCATGATCACCGCGTTCGAGATCTGGCCCGACATGATGAAGTTGATGTTGCCGCCAGGCTGCGTTATCTTGCCGACTTCTTGCGTGCTGCTCGACAGCGTCGCGTCGCCGAACATGTTGGAGGCGTCGAGATCCAGCATCAGGTCCGCGACCTGTCGAAACGTGGTGGACTTGCCGGTCAACGCGACGGTGCCGCCGGAATCGCTGTGCGTGATGTTCACCGCCGTGTACCAGACGCCGGACGGCGTGACTTCGCCGAGCGCTTTTATGACTTCTGCCAATTGCGTCGGGCTCTGCTTGATGCGCTCGAGCTGTTCGGCCTTGGCCTGCAGCTGCGTCACTTCGTCGCGCAGATCGTCGACATATTTCACCTGCGCCTGCTCGAGCGCGACCTTCGAGGTCTCTTGTTCGATCTGCCCGTTCAGCGCGGCGATCTGATTGTTCATGAACGCCGTCATGACGAACATCGCGATGATTTCCAACACGACGACTACGAGCCCGACCGCCATACCACGGTCGAAAGTGACCGCCGGTTTTCGTTGTGCGGACGGGAGCAGATTGATATTGATCACGAGTGTGCCCTCAGACCCGTAAACGCAGTGCTCATGCGGTCGCTGCCACGCGGCCCAGTTCGGGGACGAGATCTCGGCGCGCCAGCCCGGCGGCGACGATCAACGACGGGCCGATCTCTTTGAGATAGTCGGCCGGGAAATCGGCGGGATTGAAGCCGCTGATGTCTAGCGGATTGGCCACAGTCACCGGCAACCCGAGTTCGTGGCTGAGAAACGCGTCTAGATTCGTGAGCCGGGCGGTGCCGCCGCCCAGCAAGACGGCCTCGATGGTCTCGCCGCGAAAACGCGTGCGGAAGTAATCGAGGGATTTATGGATCTCGGTGACGAGCTCGGTGAGCGGCGGCGTGATGACGTTGAAGATCCTGGTCACCGTGGGCGCGACCGGTTGGTCATCGCGTTGAGAAAGGATGGCGGCTTTTTCGCGTTTCATTTTTTCGGCCTCGTCGATCGACACGTTCAGTCCGGTGGCGATGGCCTTGGTCATGCTGTTGCCGCCTATCGGCACGTTACGCGTGAACGGCACGAAGCCGCCCTTCGTCACGTTGATGCTCGTCGACGCGGCACCGATGTTGATGATCGCGATGTTTTGCTCGTACTGTGGGCTGTCCGGCGTGAGCATGGCGCGGACCATGGAGAACGGTTCGACTTCGATGACTGCGGGTGTGAGGCCGGCGAACTGCAGGGCGCTGACTTGCGACATGACCAGATCTTTTTGCGCGGCGACGATGAGCACGTCCATGCTCTGACCGTCTTCTGCCGAGCCGAGGATCTTGGCGTCGATCTGGGCTTCGTCCACCGAGTACGGCAAGAACCGTTCGGCCTCGTACTTCGTCGACTCGCGAAGCTCGCGTTCGTTCATGTTGGGCATGCTGACTTGGCGGACCACGACGGATGGTCCGGCGACGGCACTCACGGTGCGCTTTGCGGTGATCGCGCCCTCGGTGATGAGCTGGCGGAGCGCTTCGCCGACAAGCGGCGGATCGGTGACGACGCCGTCCTTGAGCGCGTTCGCGGGCGTGGCGATCTTGTAAACGTGTTCGAGTTCGATGCCCCGGGCGGTGGCGCTGAACTGCACCGCCTTCAACTCATATGAGCCGAAGTCGATGCCGACGTAGCGCTGTGCGCCCCGCGAGAAAAATCTGCTAACAAACGCCATGTCCGGCCTTTTCTCTCCAACTCCGCGTGGAATATAAAATAGGCGAGCGGGGGTGACTCTCAATGCTATGTATCGGCAGAGGCGGGACGGACATTAGAACGCACATTCGGTCGCATATGCGACCGGATACCCCCAGGTTCCGCCGTATGGGACGTCTAACCAAGAATCGCTTGAAGCCGATCGTGATCGTTGATGACGATATTTGCGGTCCGCATATCGATCATTTTCTCA comes from the Candidatus Eremiobacteraceae bacterium genome and includes:
- the pilO gene encoding type 4a pilus biogenesis protein PilO, encoding MSFQLSPLYRNLIITVIVLVIAFVGYYSMYQPKHNELVADQAKLASLQQNYDDLKRVADQKPQYLALEQQIRTRLAGVELTSDNRSYIPSYLKQIEDLAKRDGLAVTSVVPQPLPTPAGGTTTTPVAPGSGTSSLSKIPVINSAVNAAGGASMQAAKTSDVAAATGEAGPQGQPQNGTPAPTANGAGANAVPAANATPSARQNAIVYVNQSFQQVPVNMELVGTFTQLQKFLRDLNKFPKLIGVSSVTLSPVFSPPAGDTPSLRITLPITAYRLTAGQPVAPQPVASPAAGSGG
- a CDS encoding PilN domain-containing protein, which gives rise to MININLLPSAQRKPAVTFDRGMAVGLVVVVLEIIAMFVMTAFMNNQIAALNGQIEQETSKVALEQAQVKYVDDLRDEVTQLQAKAEQLERIKQSPTQLAEVIKALGEVTPSGVWYTAVNITHSDSGGTVALTGKSTTFRQVADLMLDLDASNMFGDATLSSSTQEVGKITQPGGNINFIMSGQISNAVIMQ
- the pilM gene encoding type IV pilus assembly protein PilM gives rise to the protein MAFVSRFFSRGAQRYVGIDFGSYELKAVQFSATARGIELEHVYKIATPANALKDGVVTDPPLVGEALRQLITEGAITAKRTVSAVAGPSVVVRQVSMPNMNERELRESTKYEAERFLPYSVDEAQIDAKILGSAEDGQSMDVLIVAAQKDLVMSQVSALQFAGLTPAVIEVEPFSMVRAMLTPDSPQYEQNIAIINIGAASTSINVTKGGFVPFTRNVPIGGNSMTKAIATGLNVSIDEAEKMKREKAAILSQRDDQPVAPTVTRIFNVITPPLTELVTEIHKSLDYFRTRFRGETIEAVLLGGGTARLTNLDAFLSHELGLPVTVANPLDISGFNPADFPADYLKEIGPSLIVAAGLARRDLVPELGRVAATA
- a CDS encoding AMIN domain-containing protein, whose protein sequence is MHRHLRSAAAGLLASVFGLSAGFAAQPPASTGPNPVTDVSYGRQTGSFTVSVSATKTVTAHVQRFAVDTQRGVEDLVIDLSPATFGGQTKVVGFSGGQIHQVRVGQFSASPAVMRIVVESHGPAQYDLSGAHGAKTVTLAVHTGQIAYNVPASQAAPVTA